The genomic window CGCTGTCGTCGAACGCCGTGTGGCAGTCGCTGCCGTTCGTGCAGTCGGGCGACGTCCACCGCCTGCCCGACGGGGTCTGGGTCTTCGGCGGGCCTGCCTCGATGACGGCCTACGTGGACGCGCTCGTCGAGACGCTCACGGCCTGACCCGGTGACCGTCACGGAGCCGGTGACCGTCACCGACGCGTCACCCGTCACCGCAGACCGGCAGGAGGCGCGGGTCGCGGCCCCGCCCCGTGCCGGTCTCGGAGCCGTGGCGGTCGTCGTCGCGCTGGCGGCGGTCGTCGTGCTCCTCGCCCTCGTCGACGTCACGCAGGGCACCGCGGCCGTCGGGCCGCGCGAGGTGTGGCGGGCCCTGACCGGCTCCGCCACGGCGGGCGACGCGTCCGTCGTCGTGGCGTCGCGCCTGCCCCGGATGGCGGCGGCGATCCTCGTCGGCGTGGCCCTCGGCGCCGCCGGGGCGGCGTTGCAGACGGTGAGCCGCAACGTCCTTGCGTCGCCCGACACCCTCGCGGTGAACGCCGGCGCGTACGCGGCCCTCGCGCTCGCGTCGGTGACCGGTCTCTCGCTGCCGCTGGTCGCCTCCTCGGGGGTCGCCTTCGTCGGAGGGCTGCTCGCCGCCGGCGTCGTGCTCGCCCTGTCGGGCCTCGGCTCGGGATCGGTGCGGCTCGTGCTGGCGGGCAGCGCCCTGGCGCTCGGGCTGGCCAGCGTGACCAGCGCCCTGCTGCTGCTGTTCCCCCGCGAGACCGCGGGGCTCTACCAGTGGGGGCAGGGCAGCGTCGGGCAGAACGGCTTCTCGTCGGTCGCCCAGATGGCCCCCGTCGTGCTCGTCGGCCTCACCGTCGTGCTGCTCATGACGCGACGGCTCGACGCGCTGGGCCTCGGCGACGACGCGGCCCGCAGCGTCGGGGTCGACGTGCGGACCACCCGCGTGGTCGCCGTCGTCGCGTCGGTGCTGCTCTCGGCAGGCGCGGTGACCGTGGCCGGGCCGATCGGCTTCGTCGGGCTCTGCGCGCCCGCGTTCGTGCGGCCGCTCCGACGGCTGGTGCCGAGCGTCCGCCGCACCTGGGTCTTCGTGTCGCTCGCCGGGCTGGCTGGCGCCGCCGTGGTGCTCGCGTCGGACGTGCTGCTGCGGGCCGTGGTGGGGGCGGAGGCGTCGGTCCAGGTGCCGACCGGCATCGTCACGTCGATCGTCGGAGCGCTCGTGCTGGTCGTGCTGGCCTTCCGGGCCGCGGACCACGGCGGGTCGACGCCGACCGAGCGGCACCGGGTCGTGTCGCGCCGCCGCTTCGGGCTCGTGCTCGTGCTGCTCGGCGTCGTGCTCGTCGGCGTGGCCGTCGCCGGCGTGCTGCTCGGCGACGCCGTGCTGCTGCTCGGCGACGTCGCGAACTGGGCGACCAGGCGCGCAGGGCCCGTCGTCAGCTACGTGCTCGACACCCGGATGCCGCGGGTCGTCGCCGCGCTGCTGGCCGGGGCGGCGCTCGCCCTCGCCGGGGCGCTGGTGCAGTCGGTGACGCGCAACCCGCTGGCGGAGCCGAGCATCCTCGGCGTCTCCGGGGGAGCCGGGCTCGGCGCCGTCGTCGCGGTGACGAGCGTGCCCGCGATCTCGGGCTGGGGCGTCGCCGGAGCCGCGTTCGCCGGGGCCGTCGTCGCGGCGGTGGTCGTCTTCGGCCTGGCCGCACGCGGGGGGTTCCCGCAGAACAGGCTCGTGCTGATCGGCGTCGGCGTGGCCGCCGCGACCGCCGCGGCCATCAGCCTGCTGATCGTCCTCACCGACCCGTTCAACGGCGCGAAGGCCCTGACCTGGCTGTCGGGGTCGAC from Frigoribacterium sp. PvP032 includes these protein-coding regions:
- a CDS encoding iron ABC transporter permease, with the protein product MTVTDASPVTADRQEARVAAPPRAGLGAVAVVVALAAVVVLLALVDVTQGTAAVGPREVWRALTGSATAGDASVVVASRLPRMAAAILVGVALGAAGAALQTVSRNVLASPDTLAVNAGAYAALALASVTGLSLPLVASSGVAFVGGLLAAGVVLALSGLGSGSVRLVLAGSALALGLASVTSALLLLFPRETAGLYQWGQGSVGQNGFSSVAQMAPVVLVGLTVVLLMTRRLDALGLGDDAARSVGVDVRTTRVVAVVASVLLSAGAVTVAGPIGFVGLCAPAFVRPLRRLVPSVRRTWVFVSLAGLAGAAVVLASDVLLRAVVGAEASVQVPTGIVTSIVGALVLVVLAFRAADHGGSTPTERHRVVSRRRFGLVLVLLGVVLVGVAVAGVLLGDAVLLLGDVANWATRRAGPVVSYVLDTRMPRVVAALLAGAALALAGALVQSVTRNPLAEPSILGVSGGAGLGAVVAVTSVPAISGWGVAGAAFAGAVVAAVVVFGLAARGGFPQNRLVLIGVGVAAATAAAISLLIVLTDPFNGAKALTWLSGSTYGRSFADSVPVALVLVAGLVVAGPSHRRLDLVALDDDTPRLLGVSLSRSRLLFLSLAVLLTAAAVAAVGVVGFVGLVAPHAARSLVGARHARVLPVAVVLGAALVGLADVLGRTVIAPAQLGAGLLTALIGTPYFVWLLWRGRAAR